The proteins below are encoded in one region of Portunus trituberculatus isolate SZX2019 chromosome 17, ASM1759143v1, whole genome shotgun sequence:
- the LOC123504774 gene encoding phosphatidylinositol 4-phosphate 3-kinase C2 domain-containing subunit beta-like isoform X2, with product MVKTGTEKEVASDSGTSKEKSKKSKRKSTFYSFPVNADFEVFEESPKPVPMSVPTAVPTPVSIPVPTPVPLEAEGKSPENENDVKIIDNVDSVDNYDLNFQIKTRKSESHWYMIYYDGSIDITDDEDCDELEEPCDSIESALRPAAGCTISNTMQRDQRKNVMKRSCMKFDGTSTSSHIQLCKIPALSADDEARAFWDSIKRRRGEYTWSDHIGNPGLLHSACLESSIDPKQSIKLTVHYLSHESVTFTCNLDSSVEHVVMHTVCTLELPGESADYVLKVRGLDEYLSGETVLGEYEYVHTCMKFDEDVIFTLMHADSVKQAYLRTEEDDQTVLNVHVEELMSAGSGDVAHYEQLTIVVETFEKELSRLQNSGFLLIDGTPVQDLPSPMRSRKVRQVVRQMCTVLGNLETNEVSDAITTLVNTCRIIQKSQGILDGEEDFPGQRILSTGSHDASSPDFLKKQLLDAVSCLAAAVNNFLIMYAKAFRVDFTVDITTESTNDPQDIREVREKVSVKIQGFHRLEREWKYDEYFVHAQLFHGSRCLGQPGYSHTRKVSEGTTLYPKVTFNGWLDLEARINTLPKESRLVFTVFGVKIIEAESKGDQPQYIREEVGWAAVQCFSFDGHLTQGSHLLTLWPMASDRRLGPAPYSSDHPQVHSCPVLSVELFDIKGEVVFPEIIPLEPTKLEFSSLDINTQQLLSDIIERDIFTFNKGSAEEREILWEKRHYLHAEPFALAKVLLAAHSWDVSCLPDLHSIVRNWASPAPADALHLLLPCFPDSVVRARAVEWIRGLGSDELISFLPQLVQAVKHEAWDVSPIAELLLERALTSPRLAHHLYWLLNQCLPLQTNMGGEREVVSDARYRRRLNLVTRALMAVCGKNMENRLLKQEAVLRSLYATAMSIKDIKDNQRMPKLCRDLEHIHYSLQASPTSLPLSPSMEVAGVDVKNCSYFNSFTVPLRLAFLSSEAETDPIHAIFKVGDDLRQDMLVIQMIRLMDRLWLKEDLDLKVVTFNVVPTGDKIGIIELVKDAETLRKIQTEYGVTGSFQDRPIAEWLAKQNPSQLEYQRAVENFTASCAAYCVATYILGICDRHNDNIMLKTSGHLFHIDFGKFLGDAQKFGSFKRDRTPFVLTSDMAYVINGGEKPSDKFQGFVDLCCRAFNIIRKNGQLLLYLFALMASSGIPGVTWEAVTYVERALLQDNTNAEAGAMFSRMIQDSLKSWFTQVNFFIHNLAQLRFSGDHSGDLLLSFIPKTYTSQQDGKISQVSLYSYQKRYNPNKYYVYILEVEREGQREPTYLFRSYREFSEFHQKLCLIFPLARIHSLPKGVQIGRSEVKAVAEKRKFEIELFLATLFDLTAEISHSDLVYTFFHPLLRDQEDTDIHIKKLKNKDTRSSLPPNLPSVPGHVQGQVKVSVQYLRGQLQIMVHHARNLSFISNGQEPSPYVKLYLLPDPHKKTKRKTKVVKKTCHPTFMELITYRMSQDIIKQRILEISVWSEDKFSENIYLGSSYLRLNALELKEEQCEWLSLEHQRNTALGHTIQHNA from the exons aaaatgaaaatgatgtcaaaataatagataatgtTGATTCTGTAGATAACTATGATCTTAATTTCCAAATTAAAACCAGAAAATCAGAAAGCCATTGGTACATGATATATTATGATGGTAGCATTGATATTACTGACGATGAGGACTGTGATGAACTAGAGGAACCTTGTGACAGCATTGAATCAGCACTGCGACCTGCTGCTGGGTGCACAATCTCTAATACCATGCAGAGAGATCAGAGAAAGAATGTGATG AAAAGGTCTTGCATGAAATTTGATGGCACTTCAACCTCAAGTCATATTCAGCTCTGCAAGATTCCTGCCTTGAGTGCAGATGATGAAGCAAGAGCCTTCTGGGATAGCATCAAGAGGCGCAGAG GAGAGTATACTTGGAGTGATCATATAGGAAATCCTGGGCTCCTGCACAGTGCCTGCCTTGAAAGCTCCATTGACCCAAAGCAGAGTATTAAATTGACTGTCCATTACCTCAGCCATGAATCTGTCACTTTCACATGCAATT tggATTCAAGTGTAGAGCATGTTGTGATGCACACTGTATGCACTTTGGAACTTCCTGGAGAATCAGCAGATTACGTCCTCAAG GTTCGTGGGCTGGATGAATATTTATCTGGAGAGACAGTCCTTGGAGAATACGAATATGTACACACCTGTATGAAGTTTGATGAAGATGTTATTTTCACACTCATGCATGCAGATTCAGTCAAGCAAGCATATCTACGAACG gaggaagatgatcaaactgtcttaaatgtccATGTGGAAGAACTCATGTCTGCTGGATCTGGAGATGTGGCACACTATGAACAGCTCACCATTGTGGTTG AAACGTTTGAGAAAGAACTGTCACGCCTTCAGAATTCAGGATTTTTGTTAATTGATGGGACACCAGTTCAAGACTTGCCTTCCCCCATGAGGTCAAGAAAAGTCCGTCAG GTTGTGAGGCAGATGTGCACTGTGCTGGGAAACTTGGAAACAAATGAAGTTTCTGATGCTATTACTACCCTTGTGAACACATGTAGAATTATTCAAAAGAGCCAA GGTATTCTTGATGGTGAAGAAGACTTTCCTGGACAACGCATTCTTTCCACTGGTTCTCATGATGCTTCCAGCCCAGATTTCCTTAAGAAGCAGCTCCTGGATGCTGTCAGCTGCTTGGCTGCTGCTGTCAATAACTTTTTGATTATGTATGCCAAGGCCTTCAGGGTGGATTTCACCGTGGATATTACAACAGAATCCACAAATG ACCCACAAGATataagagaagtgagagaaaaggtgtCTGTAAAGATTCAGGGTTTCCATCGTCTGGAACGAGAGTGGAAATATGATGAATATTTTGTACATGCTCAACTGTTCCATGGATCAAGATGTTTAGGACAGCCTGGCTATTCTCACACAAGGAAAGTGTCTGAAGGCACCACACTCTACCCTAAAGTCACTTTTAATGGATG GCTTGATCTGGAAGCACGCATCAACACTCTGCCAAAGGAGAGCAGACTTGTCTTCACAGTGTTTGGAGTGAAGATTATTGAAGCAGAGAGTAAAGGTGACCAGCCTCAGTACATCAGAGAAGAGGTTGGATGGGCAGCAGTACAGTGCTTCTCCTTTGATGG ACATCTCACTCAGGGATCCCATCTCCTCACTCTGTGGCCAATGGCAAGTGACAGACGGCTGGGTCCTGCACCTTATTCCTCTGACCATCCTCAGGTCCACAGCTGCCCAGTCCTCT CTGTGGAGCTGTTTGACATTAAAGGGGAAGTTGTGTTCCCAGAGATCATCCCCCTTGAGCCAACAAAACTTGAGTTCTCCTCCTTggacatcaacacacaacaacttCTCTCTGATATAATAGAGAGGGACATTTTTACATTCAACAA gGGATCAGCAGAAGAACGTGAAATTCTATGGGAAAAGAGACATTATCTCCATGCAGAGCCGTTTGCCCTGGCCAAGGTTCTGCTTGCTGCACATTCATGGGATGTGTCATGTCTGCCAGATCTTCACTCTATTGTCAGGAATTGGGCCTCACCAGCTCCTGCAGATGCCTTGCACTTACTCTTACCTTG tttCCCAGACAGTGTGGTGCGTGCTCGTGCAGTGGAGTGGATCAGGGGGCTGGGCTCTGATGAATTGATATCATTTTTGCCTCAGTTAGTCCAGGCTGTGAAACATGAAGCTTGGGATGTATCCCCCATAGCAGAGCTGCTGCTGGAACGTGCCCTCACCTCCCCAAGGCTTGCACACCATCTTTATTGGCTACTCAATCAGTGCCTTCCTCTTCAG ACCAACATGGGAGGGGAGCGTGAAGTGGTGAGCGATGCCAGGTACCGGCGCCGATTGAACCTAGTCACTCGAGCACTGATGGCAGTGTGTGgtaaaaatatggaaaacagACTTCTTAAACAGGAAGCTGTCCTTAGA AGCCTTTACGCCACAGCCATGAGCATTAAGGACATTAAGGATAACCAGAGAATGCCCAAGCTATGCAGAGATTTGGAGCATATACATTACAGTCtgcag GCAAGCCCAACTTCTCTTCCCTTGTCACCATCCATGGAAGTTGCTGGAGTAGATGTAAAAAATTGTTCCTACTTCAACTCCTTCACAGTGCCTCTCAGACTGGCATTCTTGTCTTCAGAGGCAGAAACTGATCCCATACATGCAATTTTCAAG GTGGGAGATGACCTGCGGCAAGACATGCTGGTGATTCAGATGATCCGACTGATGGACAGATTGTGGCTCAAGGAAGATCTAGATCTCAAGGTGGTCACTTTTAATGTTGTACCCACGGGGGATAAGATAG GAATTATTGAACTAGTCAAAGATGCAGAAACATTGCGCAAAATTCAGACGGAATATGGAGTCACCGGCTCCTTTCAGGACCGTCCCATAGCAGAGTGGCTGGCAAAGCAAAACCCCTCACAGCTAGAGTACCAAAGAGCTGTTGAAAATTTTACTG cttcatgTGCTGCATACTGTGTTGCTACTTATATATTGGGAATATGTGATCgccataatgataatattatgtTGAAGACCTCTGGACATCTGTTCCACATTGACTTTGGCAAATTCCTTGGTGATGCACAAAAATTTGGTAGTTTTAAAAGAGATCGCACACCCTTTGTGCTAACATCTGACATGGCATATGTtataaatggaggagagaaacccTCTGACAAATTCCAAGGATTTGTAGATCTCTGTTGTCGTGCTTTCAACATTATTCGAAAAAATGGCCAACTTCTTCTATACTTGTTTGCTTTG ATGGCATCTTCTGGAATTCCTGGTGTAACATGGGAAGCAGTGACATATGTGGAGCGAGCATTACTACAGGACAACACCAATGCCGAGGCGGGTGCCATGTTCTCCCGTATGATCCAGGACTCACTCAAGTCGTGGTTCACTCAG GTTAATTTCTTCATCCATAATTTGGCACAGCTGAGGTTTTCAGGTGATCACTCAGGTgatctccttttatccttcattcCAAAGACATATAC ATCACAACAAGATGGTAAAATCAGCCAGGTGAGCCTTTATAGTTACCAAAAACGGTACAACCCCAACAAGTATTATGTATACATCCTTGAAGTGGAGAGGGAAGGCCAAAGAGAGCCAACCTATTTGTTCCGATCCTACAGGGAGTTCTCAGAGTTTCACCAGAAGTTGTGCCTCATTTTTCCATTAGCTAGAATCCATAG CCTTCCTAAAGGTGTTCAGATTGGTCGCTCAGAAGTGAAAGCAGTTGCTGAGAAGAGGAAATTTGAGATTGAGCTTTTTCTTGCCACACTCTTTGACTTAACAGCTGAGATATCCCACTCTGACCTAGTGTACACCTTCTTTCACCCACTGCTGAGAGACCAAGAAGACACTGATATCCacataaaaaaactgaaaaataaag ATACTCGCAGTTCACTCCCTCCAAATTTGCCAAGTGTGCCAGGCCATGTCCAGGGTCAAGTGAAAGTGAGTGTGCAGTACCTGCGTGGGCAGCTGCAGATCATGGTCCATCATGCCCGCAATCTGTCTTTCATCAGTAATGGACAGGAACCTTCCCCGTATGTCAAGCTCTACCTCCTGCCAGATCcccacaagaaaacaaaaaggaagacaaaagttgTGAAGAAAACATGCCACCCAACTTTCATGGAGCTT ATAACCTACCGAATGTCTCAGGACATCATCAAGCAGCGTATCCTTGAAATAAGTGTGTGGAGTGAGGACAAGTTCAGTGAGAATATTTACCTAGGAAGTTCCTATTTACGACTCAATGCCCTGGAGCTGAAGGAGGAGCAGTGTGAGTGGCTGAGTCTGGAGCACCAGCGCAATACAGCCCTGGGACACACCATTCAGCACAATGCCTAG